TTCGCGCCGGTATGGCTCATCTGGTCCGTCTTCGGGGCCGCAAGTCTGGCGCTGGCCCTCAACAGCACGCTCAAAGCTGCCTGTGCCGTTATCGCGCTGAAAAAGCGCCCGTACCCTGCTCCGGCGGAGGGACCTCGCCCCGCGCTCCGCCTCCCTAAAATTTCCATTCTCGTGCCGCTGTTTCGCGAGCGCGACATTGCCGGTGCCTTGGTCAAACGCCTCGCCCGCTTGTCCTATCCGCACGAACTGTTGGAAATCTGTCTGGTGGTGGAGGCCTCAGACACGGTCACCGAAAACGCTCTCACCAAAGGCGGCTTGCCCCGCTGGATGCGGGTCGTGCGGGTGCCAAAAGGTGGTGTTCAAACCAAGCCCCGCGCCTTAAATTACGCGCTGGATTTCACCTCCGGCTCGCTTGTGGGGGTCTATGACGCAGAAGACGCGCCGGATGCCGACCAGCTTCATCAGGTCGCCCGAAAATTTGCCGAAGGTGGTGCGGATCTGGCCTGCGTGCAAGGTATCCTCAGCTTCTACAACGCCAAAACAAACTGGCTATCGCGTTGTTTTTTCTTCGAATATGCGGGCTGGTTTCGGGTCATGCTAGCGGGGTTGCAAAAACTTGGCTTCGCCATCCCGCTTGGTGGCACCACGCTGTTTTTCCGCCGAGACGTATTGGTCAAACTCGGTGCATGGGACGCCCATAACGTGACCGAGGACGCCGATCTGGGCATGCGTCTCGCTCGGCGCGGATACCGGTGTGAAATGATGCAGTCGGTCACTCAAGAAGAGGCAAACAGCCATGTCTGGCCATGGGTCAAACAACGCTCCCGCTGGCTCAAAGGTTATGCGGTGACGTGGTGCGTCCACATGCGCAAGCCTGTCTTGTTGTGGCGCGAGTTGGGGACGTGGAAGTTCATCGGGTTTCAAATCCTGTTTCTCAGTACGCTCATGTCGTTCTTCTTGGCCCCCGTTTTGTGGTGGAGCTTGCTGACGTTTCTGTTCAACTGGCCGAACCCCGTGTTCGATCCGATGCCCAAAGCCTTGGTTGTGGGGGCATCTGGGTTCTTTTTGCTGGCAGAACTCGTGACTTTGGCGGTCTTTGTCACAGCCACCGCAAGTATCGCAAAACGTCCACATATCGGATGGATTCTAACCCTGCCCGTGTACTTCATCTTCGGCACGGTAGCCGCATATAAAGGACTAGCAGAGCTGCTGTTCAACCCGTTCTACTGGGACAAAACCGAACACGGCATGTTCGGCGGGGCCAGCGAAGCGTCACTCGGCATTGATCGCCCCGGCGTCGATCCGCAGCCGCGTCTGGAAGGCGATGGACAAATGGTCCCGCAGCGCCTTTGACGCCGCAGCCCCGTCCCGCGCCTCGATGGCTTGCACAATCGCCAGATGTTCCGCCAAAGCCACTTCGCCGCGCCCTTCGGCCGCCAGCGACGTCGTGGCAAGCAGCGCCATGGAGCGGTAAACAAGGTCCAACTGCTGCACCAGAAACTGGTTATGCGACGCCAGATGGATTTGCCGGTGAAACCGCCGGTTTGCTTGCGACAGCTTTGACGGGTCGGACAGGAACGCGTGGTCTTCCTCGACCATGGCGTACAGCACCTTAACCTCTTCCACGGCGGCATGTTGCGCGGCGAGTTCCGCCGCCAGACCTTCCAGCGCGGTGCGCACGGTGTAAAGCTCTGCCATCTGGTTGTGATCCAGAGATGCCACGATCAACGATCGCCCGTCGCGGGTAAGCATGGATTGGGTTTCCAGCCGCTGCAGCGCCTCGCGGATCGGGGTGCGCGATACTCCGAACCTGTCCGCCAATTCGCTTTCCACCAATCGGTTACCAGGTTTGTAAATGCCGGTGTCGATCGCGTGCAGGATCAAACCGTAAGCATCGTTGGTCGCAGGCAATTCAATCGACATTCTTCACCGTTTCCAATTTCGTCCCAACACGCTAGCCGCCCCCCCTCTTTGGTGCAAGTTATTGACAGGGCTTTCGTGGTTGCGCATTGCCGCAGTCACGCTAGGTTCTCGGACATGCCTGCTGAACACTTCTCCCACGTCCGCACTTGGGTCTTTGACCTAGACCACACCCTTTATCCGCCCGAGATGCAGCTTTTCGCCCAGATCGAAATCCGCATGATCAATTGGGTGATGACGGAGCTTGGCGTAGACCGCGCAGAGGCCGACCGACTACGAGCCA
Above is a window of Litoreibacter janthinus DNA encoding:
- a CDS encoding glycosyltransferase family 2 protein; this encodes MNAPLKAPVRIDAHSDQRVFLDATLPDGGDSSHPLLGKLLVDQGLITPPQLLIALALQARQNVPLGEILIAQGHVAEEDILRILAKQHGTHLVNIEASPPDPRLAALLVAEDCLRLGFMPWRRRGDRVVIATAHPERIASIRVKLPPEMSDAKFVLAAHSDVQNAIHTQYGDTLAAQAEHRTAPQDSCRNWSTGAMRLVLLTVAALSVAGALFAPVWLIWSVFGAASLALALNSTLKAACAVIALKKRPYPAPAEGPRPALRLPKISILVPLFRERDIAGALVKRLARLSYPHELLEICLVVEASDTVTENALTKGGLPRWMRVVRVPKGGVQTKPRALNYALDFTSGSLVGVYDAEDAPDADQLHQVARKFAEGGADLACVQGILSFYNAKTNWLSRCFFFEYAGWFRVMLAGLQKLGFAIPLGGTTLFFRRDVLVKLGAWDAHNVTEDADLGMRLARRGYRCEMMQSVTQEEANSHVWPWVKQRSRWLKGYAVTWCVHMRKPVLLWRELGTWKFIGFQILFLSTLMSFFLAPVLWWSLLTFLFNWPNPVFDPMPKALVVGASGFFLLAELVTLAVFVTATASIAKRPHIGWILTLPVYFIFGTVAAYKGLAELLFNPFYWDKTEHGMFGGASEASLGIDRPGVDPQPRLEGDGQMVPQRL
- a CDS encoding GntR family transcriptional regulator produces the protein MSIELPATNDAYGLILHAIDTGIYKPGNRLVESELADRFGVSRTPIREALQRLETQSMLTRDGRSLIVASLDHNQMAELYTVRTALEGLAAELAAQHAAVEEVKVLYAMVEEDHAFLSDPSKLSQANRRFHRQIHLASHNQFLVQQLDLVYRSMALLATTSLAAEGRGEVALAEHLAIVQAIEARDGAAASKALRDHLSIAFQTRLRIDAGAINAE